The Vibrio kanaloae genome has a window encoding:
- a CDS encoding branched-chain amino acid transaminase: MTAKTADYIWFNGEMVPWAEANVHVLTHAMHYGTSVFEGVRCYNTPKGPVIFRHPEHARRLKDSAKIYRFPIPFTEEEIMEATRETLRQNKLESAYIRPLGFVGNVGLGVCPPENTEMELIIAAFPWGSYLGEEALENGVDAMISSWNRAAPNTIPTAAKAGGNYLSSLLVGGEARRHGYDEGIALSVDGYLSEGAGENIFVVRNGVLSTPPATSAILPGITRDSIMTLAKDMGYEIREENIAREALYLADEVFMTGTAAEIVPVRSVDKITVGEGKRGPITEKVQAAYFGLFNGTTEDKWGWLDYVYPADHTSANQTQANQ, from the coding sequence ATGACAGCTAAAACAGCAGACTATATTTGGTTTAACGGTGAGATGGTTCCTTGGGCAGAGGCGAACGTTCACGTCCTGACTCACGCAATGCACTACGGTACTTCTGTGTTTGAAGGTGTTCGTTGTTACAACACGCCAAAGGGGCCGGTTATCTTCCGTCACCCAGAGCATGCAAGACGACTAAAAGACTCAGCGAAAATCTACCGCTTCCCTATTCCTTTTACTGAGGAAGAAATTATGGAAGCGACTCGCGAAACGCTACGTCAAAATAAACTAGAGTCAGCGTACATCCGCCCTCTCGGTTTTGTCGGTAACGTGGGCTTGGGCGTATGCCCACCAGAAAACACTGAGATGGAACTGATCATCGCTGCTTTCCCTTGGGGTTCTTATCTAGGCGAAGAAGCGCTAGAAAATGGCGTTGATGCGATGATTTCTAGCTGGAACCGTGCAGCGCCAAACACCATCCCAACCGCAGCAAAAGCCGGTGGTAACTACCTATCTTCACTACTGGTTGGTGGTGAAGCGCGTCGTCATGGTTACGATGAAGGTATCGCGCTAAGTGTCGATGGTTATCTTTCTGAAGGCGCAGGTGAGAACATCTTTGTGGTACGTAACGGCGTGCTATCAACGCCACCAGCGACCAGCGCAATTCTGCCGGGTATCACTCGTGATTCGATCATGACACTAGCAAAAGACATGGGGTATGAGATCCGTGAAGAGAACATTGCTCGTGAAGCGCTATACCTTGCCGATGAAGTATTCATGACAGGTACAGCAGCAGAAATCGTTCCGGTTCGCAGCGTAGACAAAATTACAGTAGGTGAAGGCAAACGCGGTCCTATCACTGAAAAAGTTCAAGCGGCTTACTTTGGTCTATTCAATGGCACCACTGAAGATAAGTGGGGCTGGTTAGATTACGTTTATCCAGCAGACCACACTTCAGCAAACCAAACACAAGCAAATCAGTAA